One window from the genome of Heptranchias perlo isolate sHepPer1 chromosome 22, sHepPer1.hap1, whole genome shotgun sequence encodes:
- the LOC137340898 gene encoding uncharacterized protein yields the protein MAARIPLTGLDRERGSDLDGEEAATGPSHFIGRLQFLYPASQGLPQTFHLMAPGSGSKLGGQEENPLCTQAPLLHCHLHAVGGLKGLNSLYLNFTLSQYNEIYIFGKKFLNFQLSLSGSLGIACAENANGTHEWIINNFFRFMAQFNYSDFTELNKNFSGFEVLDLLSPQQLSGLTVNSDALNNTDKISQILNTFTSRSFSDLVAYFTQFIHDTQSVGITAIQNTTVRDTILSIIIKLLEPQFPTFNTSDYIDWFQTRLHLLLPSITGNELNTIPTNITCKSYQAIVKGLDKLYPDLSTTQQEDIYNFIVKYLTRQLDSTASACTARTIGSTVWLLNNFGRFRSFITYRNLTALNKNFIGLDAVKFLTVSQLGELAGNNGTLRNADDVRKIFRDITSATVTEFINTFSTAVNQVGDYFNQF from the exons ATGGCAGCAAGGATCCCACTGACCGGCCTCGACCGAGAACGAGGGTCTGACTTGGACGGAGAAGAGGCAGCTACAGGGCCCTCTCACTTCATTGGTAGACTTCAGTTCCTTTACCCCGCTTCCCAAGGCCTACCGCAGACCTTCCACCTGATGGCCCCAGGAAGTGGCAGTAAGTTGGGTGGACAGGAGGAAAATCCACTGTGCACCCAGGCCCCACTCCTCCACTGCCATTTACATGCAGTGGGTGG ATTGAAAGGGCTGAATAGTTTATACCTAAATTTTACATTGTCACAGTACAATGAGATCTACATTTTTGGTAAAAAATTCCTGAATTTCCAACTCAGTTTATCAG GTTCCCTAGGTATTGCATGTGCTGAGAACGCTAATGGAACCCATGAATGGATAATCAATAACTTCTTTAGATTCATGGCACAATTTAACTACAGCGACTTCACAGAACTGAATAAGAACTTTTCTGGT TTTGAAGTGTTGGACCTCCTCAGCCCGCAACAACTCTCTGGATTGACTGTGAACTCCGATGCATTGAATAACACAGATAAAATCAGCCAGATCCTCAATACCTTCACAAGCAGAAGTTTCAGTGACTTGGTCGCCTACTTCACCCAATTTATTCATGATACACAATCG GTGGGCATTACAGCTATTCAAAACACGACAGTGAGGGACACGATACTGAGCATAATCATAAAGCTGCTGGAACCACAGTTTCCAACATTCAATACCAGTGACTATATTGACTGGTTCCAGACCAGATTGCATCTGCTGCTACCCAGTATTACAGGAAATGAGCTTAACACCATACCCACCAACATAACCTGCAAATCTTACCAAGCCAT AGTAAAAGGTCTGGACAAGTTATATCCAGACTTATCAACGACACAACAAGAGGACATCTACAATTTTATTGTAAAATATCTGACTCGCCAACTTGATTCAACAG CATCTGCGTGCACTGCTCGTACTATTGGAAGCACGGTTTGGCTCCTGAATAACTTCGGCAGATTCCGATCATTTATCACATACAGGAATCTCACAGCTTTGAACAAGAACTTCATTGGT CTTGATGCAGTAAAATTTCTGACTGTATCTCAACTGGGGGAGTTGGCTGGTAACAACGGGACATTGAGAAACGCTGATGATGTGCGGAAAATTTTCAGAGACATCACTAGTGCCACTGTTACTGAGTTCATCAACACATTCAGTACTGCTGTCAATCAGGTAGGAGACTATTTCAATCAGTTTTAG